TGCCATCCTTGCTCAACTGCATGTCGTTGATGCCAGCGCTGTGATCCGTGCCAGAGTCAACCACCTTTTGACCCTTGCGGATGTCCCAGATGGCAATGTTGCCATTATCGTGACCTGGAAACACGGGTTTTAAACGGTTTTCATAATTGCTTATCGGGTGAACACCAACCTGTGATGATGGTCTCATCCAGAGGACCCCACAACATCGACGTAATTTTGGACTCGGTCATCGGGATGCGGAGCGTGGGCTCCTGCTCCGACAACGAGGAATCGACGTTGCGGACATCGATGAGGAACAGTTCACAGCTTTGTCCCATCGCTTTGTCCGTTGAGTAGGCTGCCTGGTTGCCTGAGAAGCTGAAGTTGCTGGTACGCACCGACGACTTGGTCGGAATGGAGGCGATAACGGTGCCGTACTCGACGTCCCAGATCTTAGCGGTCATATCACCGGCGCCGGTGATGAGCTTACGGCTCTCCCAGTCCACATCCAGGCACCAGACTGCACCCTGGTGACCATCGTAGGTGCCCAAACGTTCTCCGTTCAGGGAGTACCACACATTGGGCTTCTGATCCTTGGAGCAGGAGAAGAGCAGGTCGCCCTCGCGGTTGTACTTGATTTGCGTTATGGAACGCTCGTGGCCCTGGAGCATCAACGGACGCTATAAAAGACAGAATAATACGACTTTTTAGCAACAATTTAGGCCGCTTTTAAGGTTATGTTTGGTCCGGAATTTCACACGACTTTCACACTTTGCAAATAGTTGTAATTTCGGGTAAATTCTAGAGAGACCCATCCAGAATAATGCAAACTGTGTAGTCATTGAACAGGCACGCACCATTTTGTATTATATTGTTATTTGTTGCGAGAAAACGATAATTTTTGCAACAACATCCACGC
This genomic stretch from Drosophila mauritiana strain mau12 chromosome 2L, ASM438214v1, whole genome shotgun sequence harbors:
- the LOC117135211 gene encoding eukaryotic translation initiation factor 3 subunit I yields the protein MRPLMLQGHERSITQIKYNREGDLLFSCSKDQKPNVWYSLNGERLGTYDGHQGAVWCLDVDWESRKLITGAGDMTAKIWDVEYGTVIASIPTKSSVRTSNFSFSGNQAAYSTDKAMGQSCELFLIDVRNVDSSLSEQEPTLRIPMTESKITSMLWGPLDETIITGHDNGNIAIWDIRKGQKVVDSGTDHSAGINDMQLSKDGTMFVTASKDTTAKLFDSESLMCLKTYKTERPVNSAAISPIMDHVVLGGGQDAMEVTTTSTKAGKFDSRFFHLIYEEEFARLKGHFGPINSLAFHPDGKSYASGGEDGFVRVQTFDSTYFENIFE